The Dyella caseinilytica genome has a window encoding:
- the sucC gene encoding ADP-forming succinate--CoA ligase subunit beta, protein MNFHEYQAKELFAHYGIAVPPGKVANSPDAAVDAAKHLGGSQWMVKAQIHAGGRGKAGGVKFCKSLDDVHAAAKGMLGKTMETYQSAGRALPVNLVLVTDATNIAKELYLSILVDRDSKAVTFIASKHGGVDIEQVAKETPDDIHTIVVDFVEGLQPYQCRQLGFAMDLNPKQVTQLTKIMLGLYKLFNEKDLSLVELNPLAILEDGNLAALDGKVNSDDNAEFRHADLAKMRDLTQEDAAEAAAVQHNLNYVTMDGNIGCMVNGAGLAMATMDVIKLAGGEPANFLDVGGGATKERVTEAFKLILSSDKVRAILVNIFGGIVRCDLIAEGIIAAVKEVGLKIPVVVRLQGTNVEKGRELLANSGLAITPADDLNDAAKKAVTAAK, encoded by the coding sequence ATGAATTTCCACGAGTACCAGGCCAAAGAGCTGTTCGCGCACTACGGTATTGCCGTACCGCCGGGCAAAGTTGCCAATTCCCCCGACGCCGCTGTCGACGCCGCCAAGCACCTTGGTGGTTCGCAATGGATGGTCAAGGCCCAGATCCACGCAGGTGGTCGCGGCAAGGCCGGTGGCGTCAAGTTCTGCAAGAGCCTGGATGACGTCCATGCCGCCGCCAAGGGCATGCTGGGCAAGACCATGGAGACCTACCAGTCCGCCGGCCGCGCGCTGCCGGTGAACCTGGTGCTGGTCACCGATGCCACCAACATCGCCAAGGAGCTGTACCTGTCGATCCTGGTCGACCGCGACAGCAAGGCCGTCACGTTCATCGCCTCCAAGCATGGCGGCGTGGATATCGAACAGGTCGCCAAGGAAACGCCGGATGATATCCACACCATCGTGGTGGATTTCGTCGAAGGCCTGCAGCCGTACCAGTGCCGCCAGCTCGGCTTTGCGATGGATCTGAATCCGAAGCAGGTCACCCAGCTGACCAAGATCATGCTGGGCCTGTACAAGCTGTTCAACGAGAAAGACCTGTCGCTGGTCGAGCTGAACCCGCTCGCCATCCTCGAAGACGGCAACCTCGCCGCCCTCGACGGCAAGGTCAACTCCGACGACAACGCTGAGTTCCGCCATGCGGATCTGGCCAAGATGCGCGACCTCACGCAGGAAGACGCTGCGGAAGCCGCGGCCGTGCAGCACAACCTCAACTACGTGACCATGGACGGCAACATCGGCTGCATGGTGAACGGTGCGGGTCTGGCCATGGCCACCATGGACGTGATCAAGCTGGCAGGCGGCGAGCCGGCCAACTTCCTCGACGTCGGCGGCGGCGCCACTAAGGAGCGCGTCACTGAAGCGTTCAAGCTGATCCTTTCCTCCGACAAGGTGCGCGCCATCCTGGTGAACATCTTCGGCGGCATCGTGCGCTGCGACCTGATCGCCGAAGGCATCATCGCCGCGGTGAAGGAAGTGGGGCTGAAGATTCCGGTGGTGGTGCGCCTGCAGGGCACCAACGTGGAGAAGGGCCGCGAACTGCTGGCCAACTCCGGTCTGGCGATTACGCCGGCTGACGATCTCAACGACGCGGCGAAGAAAGCCGTGACTGCCGCGAAGTGA